From Quercus lobata isolate SW786 chromosome 1, ValleyOak3.0 Primary Assembly, whole genome shotgun sequence, one genomic window encodes:
- the LOC115982173 gene encoding replication factor C subunit 1-like isoform X2, whose amino-acid sequence MSGNKQTDIRKWFMKSHDKGNGKESKLANPAPTNKSQPEEPAHASQESSDRRKTSKYLVTDKQKPKDEKETQELPTKRKAQKHNDESVKPPPVKKLHIVDDDDDDDDFILSSSRKNSVDVTSRKKLKSGSGRGIAQKPVDIEEGDEDDDKDIDTHLKSGGIGSSAEPASGRGRGSGWGSFINFGERKDPPHKGEKVVPEGAPNCLAGLTFVISGTLDSLEREEAEDLIKRHGGRVTGSISKKTNYLLCDEDIGGRKSSKAKELGTAFLTEDGLFDMIRASNPAKAPVQEGSKRPVVDKVAPLPKKSPQKIEAKKDSIGNSLAAAVSGKGLISGLSPAKHKTQTVAMNALTWTEKYSPKVLKDIIGNESLVDRLRKWLANWNAQFLDTGNKKKSKRHQSKKEEEKGKKQINSAAKKAVLISGTPGIGKTTSAKLVSQMLGFQAIEVNASDSRGKADTRIEKGIAGSNANSIKELVSNEALSVNMDRSKHPKTVLIMDEVDGMSAGDRGGIADLIASIKISKIPIICICNDRYSQKLKSLVNYCLLLEFKKPEESQMMAKRLMEVANAEGLQVNQIVLKELAERVNGDMRMALNQLQYMSLSMSVIKYDDIRQCLHSGAKDQDISPFTAVDILFRSNGKLRMDEQIDLSMSDPDLVPLLIQENYINCRPSSVGKDDNGIKCMSLIARAAESIGDGDIINVQIRRYRQWQLSQIGSLASCIIPAALLHEQMETRKQRKNNFIRFGGWLGKNSTTGKNLRLLEDFHVRLLASRECSLGRETLRVEYLTLLTLVLKRLTEPLQELPKDGAAQKFVEFMNMYSISWEDFDTIVELSKFQGHPNPLDGKQRAVKATLTKAYKEGRKTRMVRAADLVKLPGVKKAPKKRIAAILEPSDDGFVDGGGSTLAEGEEDNSSDMDELGPANVEKLQMELQSLNSKGMQVEFDMKGTGKSKKTPVGKGNGGSGPSEKKGAWGSVAGAKRRR is encoded by the exons ATG TCAGGGAATAAGCAGACGGATATAAGGAAGTGGTTTATGAAATCCCATGACAAGGGCAATGGCAAGGAATCCAAGCTTGCAAATCCTGCCCCAACCAATAAATCACAGCCAGAAGAACCG GCTCATGCAAGCCAAGAAAGTTCAGACAGAAGGAAAACTAGCAAGTATCTTGTTACTGACAAACAAAAGCCAAAAGATGAAAAGGAGACACAGGAACTTCCAACAAAACGAAAGGCTCAAAAGCATAATGATGAATCAGTTAAACCACCACCTGTTAAAAAACTTCACatagttgatgatgatgatgatgatgacgactTTATCTTGTCTAGTTCTAGGAAGAATTCAGTTGATGTGACTTCTAGGAAGAAGTTGAAGAGTGGGTCAGGTAGGGGAATTGCACAGAAACCTGTAGACATTGAAGAAggtgatgaggatgatgataagGATATTGATACTCATCTTAAGTCTGGTGGAATAGGTTCATCAGCAGAACCAGCTAGTGGAAGAGGCAGAGGTAGTGGATGGGGTTCATTTATTAACTTTGGAGAAAGGAAAGATCCTCCACATAAAGGGGAAAAg GTAGTCCCTGAGGGTGCTCCCAATTGTTTAGCTGGTTTAACTTTTGTAATTAGTGGAACACTTGACAG CCTGGAGCGTGAAGAAGCTGAAGATTTGATTAAACGCCATGGTGGTCGTGTCACTGGATCCATCAGCAAGAAAACG AATTATCTTTTATGTGATGAAGATATTGGGGGTCGGAAATCTTCTAAAGCTAAAGAGCTAGG CACTGCCTTTCTCACTGAGGATGGATTGTTTGATATGATCCGTGCATCAAATCCTGCAAAAGCACCTGTACAAGAAGGATCTAAGAGGCCAGTAGTGGATAAGGTTGCACCTCTTCCAAAGAAAAGCCCACAGAAAATAGAAGCAAAGA AAGATAGCATTGGCAACTCCTTGGCAGCAGCTGTATCTGGAAAAGGCTTGATCTCAGGGTTGTCCCCAGCTAAGCATAAAACTCAAACCGTTGCAATGAATGCTTTGACATGGACGGAAAAATATAGCCCAAAGGTTCTGAAAGATATTATTGGAAATGAGTCGCTG GTTGATCGGCTTCGGAAGTGGTTGGCAAATTGGAACGCTCAATTTCTTGATACtggaaataagaaaaagagcaaaagacaccaatcaaaaaaagaagaggagaagggcaaaaaacaaattaattctGCTGCCAAAAAAGCGGTGCTAATAAGTGGAACTCCTGGTATAGGAAAAACTACCTCAGCAAAATTGGTTAGTCAGATGCTCGGTTTCCAAGCAATAGAG GTAAATGCTAGTGACAGTCGTGGGAAGGCTGACACCAGAATTGAGAAAGGAATTGCTGGAAGCAATGCAAATTCTATAAAGGAACTTGTCAGCAATGAGGCCCTAAGTGTCAACATGGATCG ATCAAAGCATCCAAAAACTGTGCTGATTATGGACGAGGTTGATGGGATGTCTGCTGGAGATAGGGGTGGAATTGCTGACCTTATTGCTAGCATCAAGATTTCCAAAATTCCTATTATCTGCATTTGTAATGACCGATACAGCCAGAAACTAAAAAGTCTTGTGAACTACTGTTTGCTTCTCGAATTTAAGAAACCTGAGGAATCGCAG ATGATGGCAAAGAGATTAATGGAAGTTGCAAATGCAGAAGGCCTTCAAGTTAATCAG ATTGTTCTTAAGGAACTTGCAGAAAGAGTCAATGGAGATATGCGTATGGCACTAAACCAATTGCAATATATGAGCCTCTCCATGTCAGTCATTAAATATGATGACATTAGGCAGTGTCTTCATAGCGGTGCAAAGGACCAAGACATTTCACCTTTCACTGCTGTTGACAT CCTGTTTAGATCCAATGGGAAGTTGAGGATGGATGAGCAGATCGACCTGAGCATGAGTGATCCTGATCTAGTCCCTCTTCTTATTCAG gaaaattatattaattgtaGGCCAAGTTCGGTTGGTAAGGATGACAATGGAATCAAATGTATGAGCTTGATTGCTCGTGCTGCTGAATCTATTGGTGATGGGGATATTATCAATGTACAGATTCGACGATATAGACAGTGGCAGCTCTCTCAAATTGGTTCCCTTGCATCGTGTATAATTCC TGCTGCACTGTTGCATGAGCAGATGGAAACACGTAAACAG agaaagaataattttattagatttgGAGGATGGCTGGGAAAGAACTCAACAACGGGAAAAAATTTGAGGCTTTTGGAGGATTTTCATGTTCGTCTTCTTGCTTCTCGTGAATGTAGTTTGGGGAG GGAAACCCTGCGAGTAGAATACCTTACTCTCCTTACACTTGTTCTGAAACGATTGACTGAGCCACTGCAGGAGCTGCCTAAG gatggaGCTGCtcaaaaatttgttgagtttATGAATATGTACTCAATAAGTTGGGAGGATTTCGATACAATTGTGGAGCTATCAAAATTTCAG GGGCATCCAAATCCGCTGGATGGAAAACAGCGTGCTGTGAAGGCTACTCTCACCAAAGCTtacaaagaaggaagaaaaacaaGAATGGTACGAGCTGCAGATTTAGTCAAGCTTCCTGGTGTGAAAAAAGCTCCTAAGAAGCGGATTGCAGCAATTTTAGAGCCATCTGATGATGGAtttgttgatggtggtggtaGCACATTGGCAGAAGGTGAAGAAGACAATTCTTCAGATATGGATGAGTTGG GCCCTGCCAATGTTGAGAAGCTACAAATGGAACTTCAGAGTTTGAATTCAAAAG GAATGCAAGTGGAGTTCGATATGAAGGGCACAGGAAAGTCAAAGAAAACACCAGTTGGCAAAGGAAACGGTGGTTCTGGACCTTCGGAGAAGAAAGGTGCATGGGGTTCAGTGG
- the LOC115982173 gene encoding replication factor C subunit 1-like isoform X5: MSGNKQTDIRKWFMKSHDKGNGKESKLANPAPTNKSQPEEPAHASQESSDRRKTSKYLVTDKQKPKDEKETQELPTKRKAQKHNDESVKPPPVKKLHIVDDDDDDDDFILSSSRKNSVDVTSRKKLKSGSGRGIAQKPVDIEEGDEDDDKDIDTHLKSGGIGSSAEPASGRGRGSGWGSFINFGERKDPPHKGEKVVPEGAPNCLAGLTFVISGTLDSLEREEAEDLIKRHGGRVTGSISKKTNYLLCDEDIGGRKSSKAKELGTAFLTEDGLFDMIRASNPAKAPVQEGSKRPVVDKVAPLPKKSPQKIEAKKDSIGNSLAAAVSGKGLISGLSPAKHKTQTVAMNALTWTEKYSPKVLKDIIGNESLVDRLRKWLANWNAQFLDTGNKKKSKRHQSKKEEEKGKKQINSAAKKAVLISGTPGIGKTTSAKLVSQMLGFQAIEVNASDSRGKADTRIEKGIAGSNANSIKELVSNEALSVNMDRSKHPKTVLIMDEVDGMSAGDRGGIADLIASIKISKIPIICICNDRYSQKLKSLVNYCLLLEFKKPEESQMMAKRLMEVANAEGLQVNQIVLKELAERVNGDMRMALNQLQYMSLSMSVIKYDDIRQCLHSGAKDQDISPFTAVDILFRSNGKLRMDEQIDLSMSDPDLVPLLIQENYINCRPSSVGKDDNGIKCMSLIARAAESIGDGDIINVQIRRYRQWQLSQIGSLASCIIPAALLHEQMETRKQRKNNFIRFGGWLGKNSTTGKNLRLLEDFHVRLLASRECSLGRETLRVEYLTLLTLVLKRLTEPLQELPKDGAAQKFVEFMNMYSISWEDFDTIVELSKFQGHPNPLDGKQRAVKATLTKAYKEGRKTRMVRAADLVKLPGVKKAPKKRIAAILEPSDDGFVDGGGSTLAEGEEDNSSDMDELGGIWYGESTLFLAFRFLGM; this comes from the exons ATG TCAGGGAATAAGCAGACGGATATAAGGAAGTGGTTTATGAAATCCCATGACAAGGGCAATGGCAAGGAATCCAAGCTTGCAAATCCTGCCCCAACCAATAAATCACAGCCAGAAGAACCG GCTCATGCAAGCCAAGAAAGTTCAGACAGAAGGAAAACTAGCAAGTATCTTGTTACTGACAAACAAAAGCCAAAAGATGAAAAGGAGACACAGGAACTTCCAACAAAACGAAAGGCTCAAAAGCATAATGATGAATCAGTTAAACCACCACCTGTTAAAAAACTTCACatagttgatgatgatgatgatgatgacgactTTATCTTGTCTAGTTCTAGGAAGAATTCAGTTGATGTGACTTCTAGGAAGAAGTTGAAGAGTGGGTCAGGTAGGGGAATTGCACAGAAACCTGTAGACATTGAAGAAggtgatgaggatgatgataagGATATTGATACTCATCTTAAGTCTGGTGGAATAGGTTCATCAGCAGAACCAGCTAGTGGAAGAGGCAGAGGTAGTGGATGGGGTTCATTTATTAACTTTGGAGAAAGGAAAGATCCTCCACATAAAGGGGAAAAg GTAGTCCCTGAGGGTGCTCCCAATTGTTTAGCTGGTTTAACTTTTGTAATTAGTGGAACACTTGACAG CCTGGAGCGTGAAGAAGCTGAAGATTTGATTAAACGCCATGGTGGTCGTGTCACTGGATCCATCAGCAAGAAAACG AATTATCTTTTATGTGATGAAGATATTGGGGGTCGGAAATCTTCTAAAGCTAAAGAGCTAGG CACTGCCTTTCTCACTGAGGATGGATTGTTTGATATGATCCGTGCATCAAATCCTGCAAAAGCACCTGTACAAGAAGGATCTAAGAGGCCAGTAGTGGATAAGGTTGCACCTCTTCCAAAGAAAAGCCCACAGAAAATAGAAGCAAAGA AAGATAGCATTGGCAACTCCTTGGCAGCAGCTGTATCTGGAAAAGGCTTGATCTCAGGGTTGTCCCCAGCTAAGCATAAAACTCAAACCGTTGCAATGAATGCTTTGACATGGACGGAAAAATATAGCCCAAAGGTTCTGAAAGATATTATTGGAAATGAGTCGCTG GTTGATCGGCTTCGGAAGTGGTTGGCAAATTGGAACGCTCAATTTCTTGATACtggaaataagaaaaagagcaaaagacaccaatcaaaaaaagaagaggagaagggcaaaaaacaaattaattctGCTGCCAAAAAAGCGGTGCTAATAAGTGGAACTCCTGGTATAGGAAAAACTACCTCAGCAAAATTGGTTAGTCAGATGCTCGGTTTCCAAGCAATAGAG GTAAATGCTAGTGACAGTCGTGGGAAGGCTGACACCAGAATTGAGAAAGGAATTGCTGGAAGCAATGCAAATTCTATAAAGGAACTTGTCAGCAATGAGGCCCTAAGTGTCAACATGGATCG ATCAAAGCATCCAAAAACTGTGCTGATTATGGACGAGGTTGATGGGATGTCTGCTGGAGATAGGGGTGGAATTGCTGACCTTATTGCTAGCATCAAGATTTCCAAAATTCCTATTATCTGCATTTGTAATGACCGATACAGCCAGAAACTAAAAAGTCTTGTGAACTACTGTTTGCTTCTCGAATTTAAGAAACCTGAGGAATCGCAG ATGATGGCAAAGAGATTAATGGAAGTTGCAAATGCAGAAGGCCTTCAAGTTAATCAG ATTGTTCTTAAGGAACTTGCAGAAAGAGTCAATGGAGATATGCGTATGGCACTAAACCAATTGCAATATATGAGCCTCTCCATGTCAGTCATTAAATATGATGACATTAGGCAGTGTCTTCATAGCGGTGCAAAGGACCAAGACATTTCACCTTTCACTGCTGTTGACAT CCTGTTTAGATCCAATGGGAAGTTGAGGATGGATGAGCAGATCGACCTGAGCATGAGTGATCCTGATCTAGTCCCTCTTCTTATTCAG gaaaattatattaattgtaGGCCAAGTTCGGTTGGTAAGGATGACAATGGAATCAAATGTATGAGCTTGATTGCTCGTGCTGCTGAATCTATTGGTGATGGGGATATTATCAATGTACAGATTCGACGATATAGACAGTGGCAGCTCTCTCAAATTGGTTCCCTTGCATCGTGTATAATTCC TGCTGCACTGTTGCATGAGCAGATGGAAACACGTAAACAG agaaagaataattttattagatttgGAGGATGGCTGGGAAAGAACTCAACAACGGGAAAAAATTTGAGGCTTTTGGAGGATTTTCATGTTCGTCTTCTTGCTTCTCGTGAATGTAGTTTGGGGAG GGAAACCCTGCGAGTAGAATACCTTACTCTCCTTACACTTGTTCTGAAACGATTGACTGAGCCACTGCAGGAGCTGCCTAAG gatggaGCTGCtcaaaaatttgttgagtttATGAATATGTACTCAATAAGTTGGGAGGATTTCGATACAATTGTGGAGCTATCAAAATTTCAG GGGCATCCAAATCCGCTGGATGGAAAACAGCGTGCTGTGAAGGCTACTCTCACCAAAGCTtacaaagaaggaagaaaaacaaGAATGGTACGAGCTGCAGATTTAGTCAAGCTTCCTGGTGTGAAAAAAGCTCCTAAGAAGCGGATTGCAGCAATTTTAGAGCCATCTGATGATGGAtttgttgatggtggtggtaGCACATTGGCAGAAGGTGAAGAAGACAATTCTTCAGATATGGATGAGTTGG GTGGCATTTGGTACGGGGAATCTACATTATTCCTGGCATTCAGATTCCTGGGAATGTGA